The DNA window TACTAGTTAGAATCACGGATCTTCTTGAATTATTAACTAAAGTTTAGTTTTCCTCATGTGTAAAATGTGTTCTGTTAATATGACAGATATACCGAACTTGTTGATTCTTGGAATGCAGCCAGGTTTTTCCTAATGGGCATAAGAACAAGTAGTTTAAGCACTTTGTAAACAAGTAATTGTTAACTATAGGCTGTTACTTTATTGCAGTTGTGTCATCAACCAACTTTGCATGTGTGGaccattttgcaaaaataaagcaacaaacaaataaataaacctcaCGAGGGAGCAAAGCTAATTTCCTCGCAACCAAGTGAGACAACCAGTCCCCCATCCCAAATGGaagtgaacaaaaaaaaaaaaagagtaaattaCCCCTTGAAAGTAACTTACTtattatactattatattatttacttattaCTTATTATACTTCAAATAAAAACTGCATCAATTACATTGTCACATGTAGTATGTGGCGACAAATgattgttaaaaatgtttttgttattgattcattcattacaaagaattgttcaaaaacgctgatttaTCTATGAAACAACTGACATCTTTAtaattgagtcattgaatcatttattcaaaccgatttttataaaataataattcattcaaaataatTATCGTTTTTATAAATAGACTGCACCAACTAACATGATGTCAAtcagtaaattacattttttttagttgtctatttcagaatcatgggagaattgtgaacactatttaaaaaaaattggaattCTCAATTTCCAGAATCTTGTAGCTTATTGAGTAAAAATCAGCAGTTGAAATTATTTCAGCGAATATTAGAATAAAACTGCATGTATAGGTagcaagtttaaaaaaaaaaaaaacctccatGTATATGGTAACATCCTCAAAacaaaaagttttataaaatgataaacatcacatttcaaCCCTTTTAACCATTgtttaagaaatatatatttcttctgtgtgtgtgttatatatatatatatatatatatataacatacatacacacacacagagctatggaaaaaattaagagatcactccaagttcagaaatcaatgttaagtggtctcttaattgtttccatatatatatatatatatatatatatatatatatatataaaataaataaatgcatctgAAAAGTCATtgaaagttaaaaataaataaataaaataaaataaaaaatccctCCCATATAGAGTCCCCCCCCAGTGAATCTCAGTCATTTCCAGCCCTGGTTAAGACCACTCAAACATCCATTTTAGTGTGGGACTAGACTTAAGCctcgtctgtgaaaccaggcattAATGTCTTCACATATATCTTTAACATTTTTGCAATTTCATAAATTGTTTTACAATTTACGGAAGTTTGCGGAAACGCCTATAATAGGCTGTTTAATGGCAAGTTTCTGTGATAACATGCCCTGCCCCAGAACCAATTTATGTTCAATGaactgtactttttttttctatgcaaTTATGTTTGGAATTTTTTAATCGCTTTTGTGTAGCCAAACAATGTGTTTTGTACAGAAACTGAATTTATATGGAGTAAACAGTGTGGAAAAGTGTGACAACCTACTATAACCTCTTGCCTCCTCTACATGCATGAGTGGTGTGTGGCTTATTGTTTACAGTCTAAAGGTTCAAACTTGAGTGCTGAAAGGGTGATTAAAGGTGAGTTCACCCAACCCATTGCTCAAGGGTGATTGTCCCTAAACATGTACTGCAAGTTGCATCGGATAGAAAGCATTTGCTAAATGATGACTAATGCAATGTAATACAGCGGGCTATTACTGTACAAAAAAACACCAGTATGGATCCACAGTTGTTAATAGTGGAGGCATAACGTCATCTTTCTGAGAATGCGCCAGCAGCCAATCTGAAGACAAGCAAGACTAAAACTAGAACTTTCCCTATTAATCTGATCTGTGATTGGTTGTATATTTGGTTACAAGTTACTAATCCTTGTGCGGAATAAACGCATGTTTTCTTTGCAGGGTGCACAGTCTGCTGCTATTTCTGGACACAGGCGTGCAATGTCATGCCTCCATTCAGTGTCACAATTTTGCATATCATGGTCACCCAGGCAACCACTTCTTTTTTGTTGTGTTGAGAATATATCATCCTTGCTGCAGCTGCTTGCATGCCGTCAATGTGACCGGGCAATGCAACGCAAGTGGCTCTATGGATTTTTAAAGGGAAACACCACCAATAATCCCAGGGTGGGTTTCTTAGTGAGAGAATGGCACATGTGCACTCTGTACATAAGGATGCTCGCTGAGTTCGCTTGCACGTGTGCTGGACGCACCCCAGACAGGAGCAAATCAGCTGCTCACACAATTTCCCTCAGGAAGAATTTCTGTCTCAtattcagtctctctctctctctctcaaccaGTCTATTCCCGGTTAGAGATGCACTGATAAGCTGTTAGCCGGAGATGCTCTGCATGTACTAgacggacacacacacacacacacacacactcacaagaGCCTTGAAACAGTAAGATGCCAGCTCATCTGAGCCTGGCAGAGCAGGAACGGGAGTGGAGGAAGACGGGCAGAATGGCAAAGCTGGGTCTCGCTGCGATCGCAGAGAAAGGACAGCTGAAGATGTACGACACTGCGAGGAAACAGAGAGGTTGGTGAGAAGCAGACGATAAATAGGACATTCACTCCCATCAAAAACTGCTATTCGGTTCACATTTATTGCATCTGCTAATTCAGGGTCCAAAATAAACTGCGTACAACTTTGACTGGGCATATGTATCCTACAATACCGATTCTCTTAGGAGCCATAAACCATTACCCATCTGAGTGTATGTGCTAAATTACAAGGCATTTCTTCATGGTTAGCTCACAGTGTGACGTATCAAGAATGGGTTGTGTGCGATGAGGCTAGCTGAGCTAAAGGTGTTTGCATCACATGGTAGAGGTCCGTTATGTAGCGTACCCCGATGACAAGCACGTCTGCTTTAATTTTCCTAGAGCAACTGTCTGAAATATTCATGCATGCAAATTCAGCAGTTCTGAACGCATCCACACTTCACCCCTCGATATCACTGTCGTGGTGCTCTGGAGTGTCAAGTTCCCCTCAAGAGTTCTCCGCCAACACGTACTGTTCAGTCAGGCGCTGATTTTGTTGTTCTACACAGCAACAGTAAAACAAATGTTGCCTTTGTAATGGTGTACAGGCCTTGGGCTGTCTTGATTCAGAGGACAAAGTCAAATATGGCATGAGACAGGCCTCATGTTCATCTTTATATCTGCCTTTTGGCCCTCAAGTTGTGTTTATGGATGTGTTTTTAAAAGGCACTGCTATGATAGAGAGAGGACTGCATAGTATTGTGGGCCAAGCATGTATTTGCTGGAATACACTAATCAGTTAAGTTAATAGGCTTATCACATTACACTTAACACTAAATTAGCCAGAATTTAAAAGTCTCCTTATCCAGGGGTTAAAAAAGATAAAGTAATGGTTCATATTAGTAAAGCACCGCTTTTAACCCTGAGTTTGACTCTGTTTTGAAATCAGATGACAAAAGGTATACCATATGAAACGCTGAACtgtgttaaagtttttttttgtatgtggcTAAAATGGTTCAATATGTATTTGTTAGCCAAcgccatgttttttttaattattattttgtggtTCGGTAAGATTTAATGTGTTTGGGAAAAGTCTCTCATgctcatcaaggatgcatttctttgatttgttttctattttaatgcattttaaaatgtaatttattactgtgatggcaaagctgaattttcatgattcttcagaaatcattctaatatattgatttgatgctcaagaaacatttcttactattatcaatgttgaaaacatgctgcgtaatatttttgtggaaaaagtgacattttttcaggaatctttgatgaatagaaaattcaaaacaacagcatttatttgaaatagaaatcttttgtaacattataaatgtttttactgccacttttgatcaatttaatgcatctttgctgaagtattgaaaaaaagaaaaaaaaaattaccataAACTTAGTGGGAAACACTCCTGAGGTTTGGTGCTAATCTGAATAACAATGAAACTGATATACGAGTCACTCAAAAGGTTTGAATTAACATAATTGTGCTTGTTTcaataatttttaaagagaaagaaATCAATCATGGAGGCTTTTACTATGCTAGTGGTTCCCAAAATAGGGTATATTGAGGTGACAGAGGGGGTCCGTGAAAAAAATTCTACTccaccttaaaataacattgtaTGTTTAACAGGCAATATAGTGCTGTAAAAGGTCAAACATATGACATccaatcaaattacctcatctcTTGCGGTCAAAACTGACAGCATCCACACAAGCGGTGTGCATATGATGTTAGCATCAACAATGTAGCTTTGtgaaagtggggatttagcacttactagcaTGAATAACAATAGACACAGACTGTGCATAGAGATCGATTAAACATACCCAGTGTGAGGTCTTGTTAtacgagcaagaatgcaatttTTCCCAAATATTCACACGACTGCAAATGTgacattgattttatacaacaggtTCACATGTCAgtattgtttgctttattttgcaACTAAATAATAGTTCCAATGAATGCCACAGCAGAACTGTTGTGTCTCTCCCAGCAACACATATCAGTGTTTCGTTAGTGAATGAATCTatgtctttgaaaaaaaaatggtcaatgattcaatgacccattcataattacagccacttgcttcgttactgaatgaatgaatgaatgattcaatgactcactcattaagacagtgacttaatGCCCcttactggcggttttagtttaatttttaaaagtatcATTTCGTTTTTACCattattgcatatttctctattgaacattgttttattttttatttaaagcattatttattttataaaaaggtaaaaaatgCGCTAGATTTAATTTAAGTGGAAAAGGAGTGACTGCAttctaagtggaagagagggggtacacAAAAGGTTGTTAAATGCCTCAGGGGGGTACGACactttaaaaagtttgggaaccactgcactATGCTAAGCATTCCTCATTCTTGCTGTAATGCTGTAAATCATCACACACACTTTACCTTCTAACCTGCCAATCTGCTTTTCAAACTGGGTTGGTGAGTCTGGTAAATTTCAGTAGAATTTTTACAGagcaaaaaactaaaatatttttaagtttGGTTTTTACATACATCTATTTTTCTAATTACTAAGCAATTAgtctatttttttccccctcccaGATTCCAGCTCTGATGTTAAACCCACAGCCCTGGAGCAGAAAAGAAAAGCATGTGCTCCACCGCACTTTAAATCAGCCCAGATTAATATCAACAAACGAAATGGAAATAACGCAGGTCTGAAATAACTAATATTTACATATCAATTCAATTTGCATTTTCCTTTCTCAAACCCTTCCATTTCCTGATACTGCTGCCATGGATACAAAGTAAATAAAGATTCAGTACTTTAGATTCAAATCTTTGGAGCTAGATCTTTGCTGAGCTCTTCCCAGCTGCTCATTTCAACATAGTTGAAGTTATTATATGCGGCATTAAACATTTCGGATTGATTTTGTAATTTAGAGTCAAATGCTCTAAAAGTGGACGAGAGACTGCGACTGGCCCGGGAACGCAGAGAGGCGTACCAAAAACAGCTGGGTATTTTCCTTACTCTCAACATATAACATTATTACCAACTGAAGAACAAACAAAGCTTTATTACTGAAGTTTTTATTGGTGTACCTGAACTGTAGCACTGCGAGAGCGTGGCTGGCTGGCGAGGGAGGAACGGGCCAAGCAGTTCTACGAGAAACACCTGGAGGAGCGACGGAAGAAGTTGGAGGAGCAGCGACAAAGAGAGGAAAGGAGGAGGATGGCAGTCGAGGAGAAACGCAGACAGCGGGTCAAAGAAGAAAGAGTGAGTTTGTGCTTGAGATACATTGTGACCGATGCTTGGTGGGAGAGATTTTGTTTGTATAACTTAACAGTGAGAAGTTTGGACATCCATTTGGGggaattaatgaattaataatatatatgtgcCGTTTTCAACTCTGCAAGAGGTTTGAGTTAAATTGatgtttttattctttttttagtGGAATAAGTTCACAGTACTAATATACTCGCATTATACCACAGTATAAAGATTAAATGGCAATTGACCAATTTAAGAACGGTCTCAGATGAAATGAGTTAACTCAGGTTTTAATTCAGTGCATGGTAACACTGTAAAGTAGATAAGAGCAGCTGTGAATTTACAGTTCTTTACTGTTATTTTGCGGTTTTTACAGTTGTGCTGTGTTTTTACAGTACAATCGTAGTTGATTTACGGTACTTTATCAGCAAGCCTGTAAATGAACAAGTGCTGTAACCAAAATTGCCAGTAAGttgctgtaaattttacagcAATTttagtgtacacacacacacacacacacacacacacacacacacacacacacacacacacacacacacacagtacacagcaaaaatgagtacaccccctctgaacaaatacaaaagatgcattttctttatgatcactaatacaattcatggaaagatgacaaaactaaaatgtattaaacatatacataataaaatctGATAAATGCATGTCATTAATatccataaaataagtaaaatagccaattttattttaattaaggattgcagaaatgagtacaccctagatttaattcaacaaatgtataatattctagtacttagtatgccctccataatttagaatatactgctctgacccttcttggcacagtgtgtacaagttcatgacaaattgtcacatctgtcctgtttaaatcctggatgatgagctccttaaatgccctgatctttaatggagagtgttgctcaactcgtctctacagaatcccccacaggtgctcaagagtgttaagattgagtgcaatacatgtccacagaaggtttttcaccttgggagaatgcatatcctcactgtcatgttgaaaaaatgcccaacaatgcagggaatgaggaaagggtcTTCTAAAgacatcttctgtttcaagttttttttattaaattacacagtggtgtgtgaattcatgacagcattgataaagcacaacagcactcatacatccctatataagagctttactaccactgaactttactgtgggaaccaggcacttttcattgtactcctcctctagcaacaacATAATAATTTTGGATCTAACTGCATCAAAATgttgatttggtctcatgagaccagagtattgaggccatccttaaaaatattctcgtttgCCGTAACCTGACCAACCCTGTCAATTTAGGACCGACtcgaatttttattattttttttgcttcaagTCCGACCGACTTGCCGGTTGTAAATTTGCGTTAAGACCgaccatttattattttttttttttttactctttaaacaactaatacaaaagcaataaaataatattaattatattttagtaagtattgtaaatatataaatagccTAGGCCTACATACAAACGAAGGGTACgttctttcttttaaataaaaacctgTGACGTCATCTATGTTTACACTATTGGTTAACGGATGTCACACTATGGCTGGTGCGTTCACTTCGTCTCAACCCGTTGAGAGACGAGACGTGctgacagataaaataattacatgattGTGATAGCCTACATATATTTGTCTGATTTTTTCAAGCCGTCGTATTTACCATGTTTACTATGGTAATAGCGAGCATAGTCTTGGTGATCATACATCACATCACAAACATAAGTAAGGCTATTTGAAACACTTGCTGCTGTCTGAAAGGGAGTTgagctaaaatgattttaaaagtctttaatgctggtgaggcacgatcaagccccggaagtgacagtggaaatgCGACTGGCCCTGGCATGCACTAGCACGCCCGCTttaggcccgacagtggaaacacgGCTGCCCCCGAAGGCACGGGTTGAAAGACCCAGTCAGTGACGTCacaatatgtatgtatgtatatatatatatatatatatatatatatatatatatatatatatatatatatatatatatatatatatatatatatatatatatatatatatatatatatatatatatatatatatatatatatatatatatatatatgagagaccGACCTAccgacccttttttttttttactgttactgcaaaccaaaatatttttaaggatggcctgattcccagaatctatattttgtaaatgtgggctttggaaatggctaactgactttattgtgctttgctacagtaggtagttccagtgagaacaacaaccataCATATCATTTCTGCAgtctgcatcttactctgtgagataaacagtcactcttttcatagcttttgctggctctcagacactcgcttggtatttctcttgctctttgtctagcaaaaaaaaaaaaaaaaaaaatccctcatcactaaatgaaagcttaaaatgaaggcctgattatttcagtccattgtttttgaatttctgtgttacttttgctatattttcacacttaaaacaatgatttggtaatcctcttgtaccactgtcctcttttgtgctaagaaataagtctcctgacactctcccaagtgtttccattgttgtcagcattaagtctgagaatgattcagtgggctatataacacttttaattgtcgaGAAATTACttctgtttaaatgttttggttcaacatggttacctgttgatcaaacattgccttaaacttacaccagaaaaTGATAtcgttttatttagtaacttttaggagggtgtactcatttttgctacacaacattttatcaccttgataagaaaatcttattttcctgaatcATTTTGACAcgcttctttggtaattgattaagcagacttcATCTCTAATGAACCCTAACATGtctaagtaattgagtaattgctgactttcagaagtttcagagggggtgtaacaataaaattatgtatgtatgcatgttcgttatattatattatattatattatattatattatattatattatattatattatattatattatattatattatattatatatatgtgtgtgtgtgtgtgcgtgtgcgtgtgtgtaaaatataatatacaaaaataataattttattctatatttttagataatatatatatatacattttagttttttttttttttttttttactttaatattttttgtatgttattttatacggataaaagcatctgctaaatgcataaataaattatatcaaAAGGTTTTTAAGCTCATAAGTTGAGTTAAGAGCATCCAAATTTTTTATTGGTAGTGTATATCATCAGTTTCAAACCCTGCACTGATTTCAAcaatgatgatgaaaaattgcTCTTGTGATTTTGCAACCATGATTAAAAACATATGGAGCATGGGATCATGGGAGTGTTTTCATCTTATGTTTTAGGAGCGTTATGAGTCTGTGGTGCGGAAGACGATGGAAAAAAGTCAAAAGGCCAAACAGAAACCTGGCCACTGCTCACGAAAGGTCACCAAGAACGAAAACAAAAATGGTAAATATCTCAATGCAtgatttaaaatgctttaaacGGCACTAATACGGTCTTCTAGCCTCGCATCTATTTTCCCAACTCCCTTTCTGACCATTTCCTATTAGTCAATCTGCTTTCTGCTCTTCTCCAGCTAAACACCGCTCTCTTAGTCAGTGGGAGATTGACCTTGTCCGTCGCCTTCAGACCCCTACTGTCTCTTATCTAGCCAGAAGCAAGAGCGCTGTGTGTCTGTCACGAGACACAGGTATCACTTTAGAGTGACAAATTGTATCTTTCATTCAGATATTTAAAGGGAAAACCACAAGtctgcagctgggtgtgataAACATATGCTTTCTGCTTTCTTTCCCTGCTCATTGCTTCACCCCATTTCTCTGTACTCATTcatcatctttaaaaaaaaaaaaaaaaaaaaaaaaaaaacacatttgttttcagttgttcatgTTTGTCGTCGTTCAGCCTCATGTCATGCCATGAACTCCAGCACCATGCGAAAGCAAAAGGTCCATTGTGGGAAAGTACCAAACAGGCCTGCAAGCTCAAGTCCAAACGTCACCATCCGCAGAACAACCAACAGAGAGCTGGTGGGAGTTAAACCATTAGTTTAAATAAAACCCCAAAATTGTTACTTTGCTgcatgtaaatgtttttttgttgttgttgttgtttttttacatatattatttcaGGTGGAAAAAGGTGATTTTGAGGGACAAGACTTGAAAAAGCCACAACTACAAACAACAACTCAAATCCAGCCCAAACAGGAGATAAACCCACCAGAGAATACTGTCCTCCCACCATCATGGTACTGTACACCAACAACTCCAGCAGTAACTTGCTACTTCAAATTTCAAACAAAGATGGCGACAGAGAGGATAAAGTTGTGTAGTACTGCTTTAAAAAAAGATCTGACTTGTGATTTTACTTATTTTCTTGAGTAAAACTAAACTTTAATCACTCTCAGAAAAATCACTAAACTATACTGTGGGTCATTTTCACCCATTCTCTCTTTATATACCCTATTTCCAAGGCTGCATAACAGATCACATGCCAGACATGCCACACTTAAACAAGATAGTTTACCTCCGCTGCCAGAAGAGGAGGATCTAGAACCAGAACATGAACTCTCCTCTGGTCAACCTGATGATACACTTCCTCAACAACGTCTGCAAGATAACCAACTCCAGTTGAATCCAGCTACTAACGGGCCTCTGAATCCACCAGCAGGCTCTCAGATTCCTAATGGTTAGTGAAAGACACATTTTCCAATGGTTCTTTGTGTTGGGTATTTAAGTTATTATTCCTGCATTTGGTTCTTATACTTTGGAacctaaaaaataaattcaccaACAATACTAATTtaaaacttttagaatgaaaaagATAATGAGAAACAAATGTTATAAACTTTATATATCCTTCCAGTGCAAAAGTTTGGACATGTTATATCTTTTCATTATTGAACAATGGTCAACAAAactattaaataacatttttcccccaaaatacatatattttgagtgaagatatttaaaaaaaaaattaaactgctgaaatgtaattaaatgcattatgtaaaatgcataaaatatataCTGTAAGTGCAGGATTTATCATCAAAAGAATAGGCAAATTCATAATTTGTTCACTGTGTTGGGAATAGGTTTCTGtatctttaaccctctggagtctgaggctgatttggggtcctggagaagttttgacatgccttaacatttgtgcctttttcagttgttcataaacattaatggcaaaagtgtcattacactgtattcagcacaaactaggctactaTAGTATGTgagaaacatgtatgtacatgtttgtatttaagGAATAACGTTCATGCGTGGttattgggaaaaaaaaaaaaaaaaaaaaacttaagtcactgaaataaggattaaatataataaaaatattaaatctgtgttcacaagacttctgggtattggaggttgcagactagaatttttgctttgaaatgatgtaaaaagtatcctgcctactcgttcatataaaaaatatagatatttaaattttgtaagacactttttctcaagaaacacagtatgcgtgtaggcatgaatcatcatgaataattatGTGATTCACACCTGGGAAGACAAAAGATTTGCATAATGACCTTTAATGACCTGCATAtcaatgagctctttcagtcaggtaggctgtgaaaaaaccctctgtgataatgtctcaagctcatcatggtgtatatcaaacatacagaaaaaacagcaatactgtgaaatattattacaacttaaaataatggtattctattatatactttaactTAAACTTTGGCAGTTCATGTCAAAAAGTGCTGTTGACCCCATAAAAAGTGTCTCTTAACTTAGAGATCCCTATGTGATTGTAAATATTGTGAAGTATTGTAAATATCCTGGTGAAATATGCATCTCGTCTCTTATTCACTTTCAGGACCAAGTCAGATTGGTGACGGCGCTCAAGTCAGACCTTCTTCTTGGACTACAGACCCTGAGCAGGCCACTCGCTTACTGGCAGAGAAAAGGAGGCAAGCCCGACTccaaagagagaaagaggaagaggaacGCAGACAGAAAGAGGAGACAGAGAGGTATACTTTAGTATTATCACCTTTCCTCTACCAGtgaaaaatatcttttgtgtctTAGTATTTTATAGCTTAACTTTCAATTAAAAAGGACCACAACTTAGGCTATGTCTTTGCTGAGAGTTACATGCTAAAGTTAAAATGCAGTACATGAAATCGCAGGGTTTGAACTTCATGTAGTGGTTTAGGTATCTAAATTAACTTGTGTGGCTCATCTTGGCAGAAAGAGCAGAGAGGAATTGGCCCGTCGGAGAGCTGAAGAACGAGCCAGACAGGAGGctgaagccctgagactggAGGAGGAAAAGAGGAAGAAAGAGGATGAAGAGCAACTTCAGGCTGAGGAGGAAGACGCTCGC is part of the Chanodichthys erythropterus isolate Z2021 chromosome 18, ASM2448905v1, whole genome shotgun sequence genome and encodes:
- the map7a gene encoding ensconsin gives rise to the protein MPAHLSLAEQEREWRKTGRMAKLGLAAIAEKGQLKMYDTARKQRDSSSDVKPTALEQKRKACAPPHFKSAQININKRNGNNAESNALKVDERLRLARERREAYQKQLALRERGWLAREERAKQFYEKHLEERRKKLEEQRQREERRRMAVEEKRRQRVKEERERYESVVRKTMEKSQKAKQKPGHCSRKVTKNENKNAKHRSLSQWEIDLVRRLQTPTVSYLARSKSAVCLSRDTVVHVCRRSASCHAMNSSTMRKQKVHCGKVPNRPASSSPNVTIRRTTNRELVEKGDFEGQDLKKPQLQTTTQIQPKQEINPPENTVLPPSWLHNRSHARHATLKQDSLPPLPEEEDLEPEHELSSGQPDDTLPQQRLQDNQLQLNPATNGPLNPPAGSQIPNGPSQIGDGAQVRPSSWTTDPEQATRLLAEKRRQARLQREKEEEERRQKEETERKSREELARRRAEERARQEAEALRLEEEKRKKEDEEQLQAEEEDARRQREEEKRLQQQREEEARQRVLAEQQRLERESRFQREEAERQERKKRLEQIMKRTRKTDSEEKKTASDDLPCENMNPVIRLPGPGKTPKLELRDEEDMLPTVAFKERRSFRSLSGLDEIQAHQQTEVI